One genomic region from Reichenbachiella ulvae encodes:
- the greA gene encoding transcription elongation factor GreA codes for MAVSYYTEEGLQKLKDELRELQTKGRADIAKQIAEARDKGDLSENAEYDAAKDAQGLLELKIAKLEKVVGDARVMDASQIDLSKVSVLSTVKIKNVKNGMEMKYTLVAESEADLKAGKVSVESPIGKGLLGHKIGEIATVEAPAGKIDFEIMDISM; via the coding sequence ATGGCAGTATCATATTATACAGAAGAAGGGCTACAGAAGCTAAAAGATGAGTTGCGAGAGTTGCAAACTAAGGGTAGAGCAGATATCGCAAAGCAAATAGCAGAAGCCAGAGATAAAGGTGATTTGAGTGAGAATGCTGAATATGATGCAGCAAAGGATGCTCAAGGTCTTTTAGAATTGAAAATTGCTAAACTAGAGAAGGTAGTTGGTGATGCTCGAGTGATGGATGCTTCACAGATTGACTTGTCTAAGGTGTCCGTACTATCTACAGTTAAGATCAAAAATGTCAAAAATGGCATGGAAATGAAGTACACTTTAGTAGCTGAATCTGAGGCAGATTTGAAAGCGGGTAAAGTTTCTGTAGAATCACCAATTGGAAAAGGGCTTTTGGGTCACAAGATAGGTGAAATTGCTACTGTAGAAGCACCTGCAGGCAAAATTGACTTTGAGATCATGGATATCTCGATGTAA
- a CDS encoding DUF7935 family protein — translation MEALIEFGKIILPAGAVLYAMYLMVRLFIRKEYDSRLIDIKLKNTDVVLPIRLQAYERICLFLERIAPKNLVVRLNQGELTAVEFHQVLLHEVREEFNHNLSQQVYMSIQAWEVVNSAMEEIVMIINEAAGSLEESAKGIDLARRIFERVMDREYLQIDHALMYIKEEIQQNF, via the coding sequence TTGGAAGCACTGATAGAATTCGGAAAAATTATCCTGCCAGCAGGAGCGGTTTTATATGCCATGTATTTAATGGTTAGACTTTTCATACGAAAAGAATATGATAGTCGACTCATAGATATTAAACTGAAAAATACGGATGTGGTTTTACCGATTCGTCTACAGGCTTACGAAAGGATTTGTTTGTTTCTTGAGCGAATCGCACCTAAAAACCTGGTTGTCAGATTGAATCAGGGGGAATTGACTGCAGTGGAGTTTCATCAAGTATTGCTGCATGAGGTGCGCGAAGAATTCAATCATAACTTGTCGCAGCAGGTGTATATGAGTATCCAGGCATGGGAGGTAGTCAACTCTGCCATGGAAGAAATCGTAATGATAATCAATGAGGCTGCAGGAAGCCTGGAAGAATCGGCCAAGGGAATTGATCTGGCTAGAAGAATCTTCGAACGAGTGATGGATAGAGAGTACCTGCAAATTGATCATGCCTTGATGTATATCAAGGAAGAAATCCAACAGAACTTTTAG
- a CDS encoding ion transporter, protein MSPNTREKSALMIERIKSALDKIVPILIVVSIIDFSLSTLPDLNEDIRNSINLIEQFIVIVFSIEYIFNLMYRGRIKYAFSFYGVIDLLAILPYYLALGLDLRSIRLLRFFRVFRLLKLTKYTKALKRLAMAFDSSKEELIIFSISTLVLLYLAGVGIYYFENPVQPEIFSSVFDGLWWAVATLTTVGYGDAYPVTAGGKFFTFIILMLGLGIVAVPTGIVSSSLSSIKKKD, encoded by the coding sequence ATGTCTCCTAATACTCGTGAAAAAAGCGCCCTTATGATTGAAAGAATTAAAAGTGCATTAGACAAAATAGTGCCAATACTGATAGTTGTTTCAATCATCGACTTTTCGCTGAGTACATTGCCGGATTTGAATGAGGATATAAGAAACTCAATCAATCTCATCGAACAATTTATCGTTATTGTATTTTCGATAGAATACATTTTCAATCTAATGTATAGAGGACGGATTAAGTATGCCTTTTCTTTTTATGGGGTAATTGACTTGTTGGCCATTTTGCCATATTATCTAGCTCTAGGATTAGATCTGAGATCCATTAGGCTACTTCGTTTTTTTCGGGTTTTTAGACTTTTGAAGCTAACCAAATATACCAAAGCACTGAAAAGGTTGGCTATGGCTTTTGATTCATCCAAGGAAGAACTAATAATATTTTCAATTTCCACCTTAGTGTTGTTGTATCTGGCTGGTGTAGGGATCTATTATTTTGAAAATCCAGTTCAGCCTGAAATTTTTTCGTCAGTATTTGATGGGCTATGGTGGGCAGTGGCAACCCTTACTACCGTTGGGTATGGAGATGCATACCCAGTGACTGCTGGGGGGAAGTTTTTTACTTTTATAATCTTAATGTTAGGCCTTGGTATAGTTGCTGTGCCGACAGGGATTGTTTCTTCATCTCTTTCAAGTATAAAAAAGAAAGATTAG
- the folB gene encoding dihydroneopterin aldolase, with the protein MLVKLEGLDFFSHHGYYEQEREIGNKYTVDVEVELADPVELDDGDLAATVNYEIIYSLVENIMKVPTKLLETLSMSINQKIASRFPKIYSVKTTVSKHNPPIKGVCHKASVTLKLDNRS; encoded by the coding sequence ATGTTAGTAAAGCTGGAGGGGTTAGATTTCTTTTCTCACCATGGTTATTATGAGCAGGAGAGAGAAATCGGGAATAAATACACTGTTGATGTAGAGGTAGAGCTGGCAGATCCGGTGGAGTTAGATGACGGAGATTTAGCGGCTACAGTTAACTATGAGATCATTTATAGTTTAGTGGAAAACATCATGAAGGTGCCTACCAAGCTATTGGAGACCTTGTCCATGAGTATCAATCAAAAGATTGCTTCTAGATTTCCGAAAATTTATTCTGTCAAAACTACTGTAAGCAAACACAACCCGCCGATCAAAGGAGTTTGTCACAAGGCTTCTGTGACTTTGAAATTGGATAATCGTTCCTAA
- a CDS encoding WD40 repeat domain-containing protein, translating into MCALPKVNIKKVHSYTGHQDAVYTLESGSSPQYFFSAGGDGQVILWDLENFENGRLIAKVSSSIYSLCYIPEIDVLIVGQNYEGLHLIKIEEKSAAGSLQLGKLAIFDIKVHQGLVLVACASGEFFIIDLKTLNILKRSVISDQNLRRIEILRDNTCVIAASDGQLIRVDLKSFNIVDQTMAHDNSVFGLAYHSDQEVLLTGSRDARLKYWDVKDGEELIESINAHMYAINDIDFHPSEKYFATASMDKTVKVWEYEERRLIKVIDKARHQGHLTSVNRLIWTEHHDYLISCSDDRSISVWDIDIVK; encoded by the coding sequence ATGTGCGCACTCCCTAAAGTCAACATCAAGAAAGTTCATAGCTACACGGGTCATCAAGACGCTGTATACACGCTTGAATCTGGTTCGAGTCCGCAGTATTTCTTTTCAGCCGGAGGAGATGGGCAAGTCATCCTGTGGGATCTGGAAAATTTTGAAAATGGGAGACTGATTGCAAAGGTCTCCTCTTCTATTTACTCCCTTTGCTATATCCCTGAGATAGACGTTTTGATCGTGGGACAGAATTATGAGGGGCTGCATCTGATCAAGATAGAGGAGAAGAGTGCAGCAGGATCGCTGCAGCTCGGGAAGTTGGCTATATTTGACATCAAAGTACATCAAGGGCTCGTTCTCGTGGCATGTGCCAGTGGAGAGTTCTTTATTATTGACTTAAAAACGCTTAATATCCTGAAGCGATCTGTGATTTCTGACCAGAACTTGAGGAGAATCGAAATATTAAGAGATAATACCTGTGTGATAGCTGCCAGTGATGGTCAGTTGATTCGTGTGGATCTTAAGAGCTTCAACATAGTAGATCAGACCATGGCACATGACAATTCGGTGTTTGGTTTGGCTTACCATTCTGATCAGGAGGTCCTGCTAACGGGTAGCCGTGATGCAAGACTCAAATACTGGGATGTCAAGGATGGGGAAGAACTGATCGAAAGCATCAATGCTCATATGTATGCCATCAATGATATCGATTTTCACCCGAGTGAGAAGTACTTTGCGACTGCTAGCATGGATAAAACAGTCAAAGTATGGGAGTACGAAGAGCGACGATTGATCAAGGTAATAGACAAAGCCCGACATCAGGGGCATTTAACGTCTGTTAATCGTCTGATATGGACAGAACACCATGATTATCTCATATCTTGCAGTGATGATCGGTCTATATCGGTCTGGGACATAGATATTGTAAAATAA
- a CDS encoding HesB/IscA family protein, whose translation MDLEPVIITTKALAEVKNIMNNKGIPEDYSLRIGIKGGGCGAMGYVIGFDKKNDADISYSQDSVPIVIDKKHVMYLVGLEVDFIEDAEARGFSFNKSE comes from the coding sequence ATGGATTTAGAACCAGTCATTATCACCACCAAAGCTTTGGCAGAAGTCAAAAACATCATGAACAACAAAGGGATTCCTGAGGACTATTCTCTACGAATAGGTATCAAAGGCGGAGGTTGTGGCGCCATGGGCTATGTCATCGGTTTTGACAAAAAAAATGATGCCGACATCTCCTATTCTCAAGACAGCGTACCGATTGTCATTGACAAGAAACATGTCATGTACCTCGTGGGGTTGGAAGTGGATTTTATTGAAGATGCAGAAGCAAGAGGCTTCAGCTTCAACAAATCAGAATAA
- the pheT gene encoding phenylalanine--tRNA ligase subunit beta, with protein MKISLNWLKDYIDLNESIDEISQTLTNTGLEVEGVEEVEEIKGSLEGLVIGEVKTCGKHPGADKLSLTTVDIGEAELSPIVCGAPNVAAGQKVVVATVGATLYPSEGEPFKIKKAKIRGEVSLGMICAEDEIGLGASHAGIMILDTDLPNGTPAADYFKPTKDTVFEIGLTPNRADAASHFGVARDLKAAFERDTKFPDLSAFQIDNNSRPVEVVVENTEACPRYSGLTISNVKVEESPKWLKAKLNSIGLAPINNVVDVTNYVLHSLGQPMHAFDLNEIKGDKVVVKTLEEGSLFTTLDEKERKLSSKDLMICNAEEGMCIAGVFGGVHSGVKESTTDVFLESAYFSSDFVRNTATRHALKTDASFRYERGTDPRMTVDALKWAALLIKEVAGGEITSEIVDIYPSEIEDVSIQMSYKNINRLIGEALPIEKIHGILNALDIQVSEPTEEGFKVSVPPYRFDVTREADVIEEILRIYGYNNIALSEYSSAEFLANFTTPDKDKIQEKTSLFLSALGMNEIMSNSLTNPEYLSKAGYWKADENVQILNKLSEELGVMRQTIIFSGLEALKYNINRKQPNLKFFEFGRVYKKEGDKYSEQQQLCLFMTGNRSDESWYLEQKPIDFHDLSAVVHKILDKFSVADMDSVPTQSEVFEYGLDISVNGVLLASFGKLKKKVTKVIGVNQDVFFAELNWPKLLKKYGKIPMYKAVSKFPEVRRDLSLVLDKKVQFSEIMDIAKSESKKLVKRINVFSVYEGDSIGEGKKSYALSFILQDENKTLNDKVIDKTMSALMSSFENNLNAIIRK; from the coding sequence ATGAAGATTTCACTGAATTGGTTAAAGGATTACATTGATCTAAATGAAAGCATCGATGAGATATCACAGACACTGACCAACACCGGTTTAGAAGTAGAAGGAGTAGAGGAAGTAGAAGAAATCAAAGGAAGTCTCGAAGGGCTTGTGATTGGTGAAGTCAAAACTTGTGGTAAGCATCCGGGTGCTGATAAGCTAAGTTTGACCACTGTGGATATTGGAGAGGCAGAACTGTCACCTATCGTATGTGGTGCACCCAATGTGGCTGCTGGGCAGAAGGTAGTCGTAGCAACAGTTGGCGCGACATTGTATCCTTCCGAAGGCGAACCGTTCAAAATCAAGAAAGCGAAAATCAGAGGAGAGGTTTCTCTAGGGATGATTTGTGCTGAGGATGAGATTGGATTGGGAGCCTCCCATGCTGGTATCATGATATTGGATACAGATTTGCCAAATGGTACACCAGCTGCTGATTATTTTAAGCCAACTAAGGATACTGTTTTCGAGATAGGGCTAACTCCTAATCGTGCTGATGCGGCATCTCACTTTGGTGTGGCTCGTGATTTGAAAGCAGCATTCGAGAGAGATACGAAATTTCCAGACCTTAGTGCTTTCCAAATAGACAACAATTCGCGACCTGTAGAGGTTGTGGTAGAAAATACGGAGGCATGCCCCAGGTATTCGGGCTTGACGATCTCCAATGTGAAAGTAGAGGAGTCGCCTAAATGGTTGAAAGCAAAACTGAATAGTATCGGATTGGCACCTATCAACAATGTGGTAGATGTCACTAACTACGTGCTTCACTCTTTGGGACAGCCGATGCATGCTTTTGATTTGAATGAAATCAAAGGAGATAAAGTGGTAGTGAAAACCTTAGAAGAAGGGAGTCTATTCACCACCTTGGATGAGAAAGAAAGAAAACTGTCCTCAAAAGATCTGATGATCTGCAATGCTGAGGAAGGCATGTGTATCGCCGGAGTATTTGGTGGTGTACATTCGGGAGTAAAGGAAAGTACCACCGATGTGTTTTTGGAATCAGCCTACTTTTCTTCTGACTTTGTAAGGAATACGGCTACTCGCCATGCATTGAAAACTGATGCTTCTTTTAGATACGAAAGGGGAACTGACCCAAGAATGACTGTAGATGCCTTGAAATGGGCCGCACTGTTGATCAAAGAAGTTGCCGGAGGTGAGATCACTTCCGAGATTGTTGATATTTACCCATCTGAGATAGAAGATGTATCTATTCAGATGTCATATAAGAATATCAATAGATTGATAGGAGAGGCTCTGCCTATAGAAAAGATCCATGGTATTTTAAATGCTCTGGATATTCAAGTGTCAGAGCCGACAGAGGAAGGCTTTAAAGTCTCTGTGCCACCTTATAGATTTGATGTGACTCGTGAGGCAGATGTGATCGAAGAGATTTTGAGAATCTATGGGTATAACAATATTGCGCTGAGCGAATACTCAAGTGCTGAGTTTTTGGCTAATTTCACAACTCCTGACAAGGATAAAATTCAAGAGAAAACTTCTTTGTTTTTGTCTGCATTAGGGATGAATGAAATCATGAGCAACTCGTTGACCAATCCTGAATACCTAAGTAAAGCGGGATACTGGAAGGCGGATGAAAATGTTCAGATCCTAAATAAGTTAAGCGAGGAATTAGGAGTGATGCGTCAGACCATCATTTTTTCTGGCTTAGAGGCACTTAAGTATAACATAAACAGGAAGCAGCCCAATCTTAAATTCTTCGAATTTGGAAGAGTGTACAAAAAGGAGGGCGACAAGTATTCGGAGCAGCAACAGCTTTGCTTGTTTATGACCGGGAATCGATCTGATGAAAGCTGGTATTTGGAACAAAAACCTATCGATTTTCATGACCTTTCAGCGGTGGTTCACAAAATATTAGATAAATTTAGTGTGGCGGATATGGATTCTGTCCCGACTCAAAGTGAGGTCTTTGAATATGGATTAGATATATCTGTCAATGGAGTATTGTTGGCCTCTTTTGGTAAGTTGAAAAAGAAAGTGACCAAAGTAATCGGAGTAAATCAGGATGTCTTCTTTGCAGAATTGAATTGGCCAAAATTGCTGAAGAAGTATGGAAAGATTCCGATGTATAAGGCAGTTTCTAAATTTCCAGAAGTGCGAAGAGATTTGTCTCTCGTACTGGACAAGAAAGTACAGTTTAGCGAAATCATGGATATTGCTAAATCTGAAAGTAAAAAACTAGTCAAACGAATAAATGTATTCAGCGTTTATGAGGGAGACAGCATTGGCGAAGGGAAAAAATCCTATGCATTGAGTTTTATTCTTCAGGATGAGAATAAAACCTTGAATGACAAGGTGATTGATAAAACGATGAGTGCCCTGATGTCAAGCTTTGAAAATAATTTGAACGCTATAATTAGAAAATAA
- a CDS encoding aconitate hydratase produces the protein MAFDIDMIKKVYSQMGDRINKAKELTGKPLTLSEKILYSHLYDGDPKEVYKRGESYVDFAPDRIACQDATAQMALLQFMQAGKPQVAVPTTVHCDHLIQAKIGAAADLQSALNTSNEVFNFLDSVSNKYGIGFWKPGAGIIHQVVLENYAFPGGLMIGTDSHTVNAGGLGMVAVGVGGADAVDVMAGMAWELKFPKLIGVKLTGEMNGWTSAKDVILKVAGILTVKGGTGAIVEYFGEGAKSLSCTGKGTICNMGAEIGATTSTFGYDESMERYLRATGRAEVADMANGIKEHLTGDDEVYANPEQYFDQVIEIDLSTLSPHVNGPFTPDLATPIAEMGEKAKANDWPTKIEWGLIGSCTNSSYEDMSRAVSIVEQAVEKGIKPKAEFGINPGSEQVRYTIERDGIIDTFEKLGTRVFTNACGPCIGQWDRAGAEKKEKNTIVHSFNRNFAKRADGNPNTHAFVTSPEMVAALAIAGDLSFNPITDTLTSESGEQVKLDPPKGQELPSKGFDVEDPGYKAPAADGSSVDVVVDPESKRLQLLEPFDPWDGKNITGAKLLIKALGKCTTDHISMAGPWLRFRGHLDNISNNTLTGAVNAFNGETDKVKNQLDGSFGAVPDVQRAYKAAGIPTLVVGDHNYGEGSSREHAAMQPRHLGVKAVLVKSFARIHETNLKKQGMLALTFADESDYDKIQEDDTFDFLDLTDFAPGKPLTIVAKHADGSEDTIVTNHTYNAGQVNWFKAGSALNLIKEQNKA, from the coding sequence ATGGCATTTGATATCGATATGATAAAAAAGGTCTATTCTCAAATGGGGGATAGAATCAACAAAGCGAAAGAACTGACAGGGAAACCATTGACGCTGTCTGAAAAAATACTTTACTCTCACCTATATGATGGGGATCCGAAGGAGGTCTACAAGAGGGGGGAGTCGTATGTTGATTTTGCGCCGGATAGAATTGCTTGTCAGGACGCTACCGCACAGATGGCCTTGCTGCAGTTTATGCAAGCAGGAAAGCCTCAAGTGGCCGTTCCGACTACTGTGCATTGTGATCACTTGATTCAGGCTAAGATAGGTGCTGCGGCAGATTTACAAAGTGCATTGAACACCTCTAATGAAGTATTTAACTTTCTGGATTCAGTTTCAAACAAATACGGTATTGGCTTCTGGAAACCGGGTGCAGGTATCATTCACCAGGTGGTATTGGAAAACTATGCGTTCCCTGGCGGTTTGATGATTGGTACTGATTCACACACTGTAAATGCAGGTGGACTAGGAATGGTCGCCGTAGGTGTAGGAGGTGCAGATGCCGTAGATGTGATGGCAGGTATGGCCTGGGAATTGAAATTCCCGAAGCTCATCGGTGTTAAATTGACTGGCGAAATGAATGGTTGGACTTCAGCCAAAGATGTGATTTTGAAAGTAGCAGGTATCCTGACTGTAAAAGGTGGTACTGGTGCCATTGTAGAGTATTTTGGCGAAGGAGCTAAGAGTCTGTCTTGTACTGGTAAAGGCACAATCTGTAATATGGGTGCTGAGATCGGTGCTACTACTTCGACCTTTGGATATGACGAGTCTATGGAAAGATATCTGAGAGCCACGGGCAGAGCAGAAGTTGCTGACATGGCCAACGGAATCAAAGAACATTTGACTGGAGATGATGAAGTATATGCCAATCCAGAGCAATACTTTGATCAAGTAATAGAGATTGATTTGTCCACTTTGTCTCCGCATGTCAATGGACCGTTTACGCCAGATTTGGCTACTCCAATTGCCGAAATGGGTGAGAAAGCCAAAGCCAATGATTGGCCAACTAAAATTGAATGGGGACTGATCGGTTCGTGTACCAACTCTTCGTATGAGGATATGTCCAGAGCGGTGTCTATTGTAGAGCAGGCGGTCGAAAAAGGAATTAAACCGAAAGCAGAATTTGGTATCAATCCAGGTTCTGAGCAAGTGAGATATACCATTGAGAGAGATGGAATCATCGATACTTTTGAAAAGTTGGGAACCCGAGTGTTTACCAATGCTTGTGGGCCTTGTATTGGTCAGTGGGACAGAGCAGGTGCAGAGAAAAAAGAGAAAAATACCATTGTTCACTCTTTCAATAGAAATTTTGCCAAAAGAGCGGACGGTAATCCAAATACTCATGCTTTTGTGACTTCACCGGAAATGGTGGCTGCCTTGGCGATTGCTGGAGATTTGAGTTTCAATCCGATCACTGATACACTGACAAGTGAGTCAGGTGAGCAGGTGAAACTGGATCCTCCGAAAGGACAGGAACTTCCAAGCAAGGGATTTGATGTGGAAGATCCAGGCTATAAAGCGCCCGCTGCAGATGGTTCGAGTGTAGATGTAGTAGTAGATCCAGAATCTAAAAGACTTCAATTGTTAGAACCTTTTGATCCGTGGGATGGGAAAAATATCACAGGAGCCAAATTGCTGATTAAAGCTCTTGGAAAGTGTACCACAGACCATATCTCTATGGCAGGGCCATGGTTGAGATTTAGAGGTCATTTGGACAATATTTCTAACAATACTTTGACAGGAGCAGTCAATGCCTTTAATGGGGAGACTGACAAGGTTAAAAATCAATTGGATGGTTCATTTGGTGCGGTTCCTGATGTACAGAGAGCGTACAAGGCAGCCGGTATACCTACTTTGGTAGTCGGTGATCACAACTATGGTGAAGGGTCGTCTAGAGAGCATGCAGCGATGCAGCCAAGGCATTTGGGAGTGAAGGCAGTATTGGTTAAGTCCTTTGCTCGTATCCATGAGACCAACCTGAAGAAGCAAGGTATGTTGGCTTTAACTTTTGCAGATGAATCTGATTATGACAAAATTCAAGAGGATGATACTTTTGACTTTCTGGATTTGACAGATTTTGCACCTGGTAAGCCTTTGACTATCGTGGCTAAGCATGCGGACGGTAGTGAAGATACCATCGTGACGAACCATACTTACAATGCTGGGCAAGTGAATTGGTTCAAAGCAGGTTCAGCTCTTAATTTGATCAAAGAACAAAACAAAGCGTAA
- a CDS encoding HIT family protein, which translates to MASIFTKIINREIPAHIVAETDEFIAFLDINPLSEGHCLAVPKQEVDYIYDLDDETLIGLHLFAKKVALGLKKAVPCERIGVTVIGLEVPHAHVHLIPIKVMDDMNFARPKLCLSQEELSTLASKIKQEVEL; encoded by the coding sequence ATGGCTAGTATCTTCACTAAGATTATCAATAGAGAAATCCCTGCACATATTGTAGCAGAGACGGACGAATTCATCGCTTTTTTGGATATCAACCCATTGTCTGAAGGACATTGTTTGGCTGTGCCTAAGCAAGAGGTGGATTATATATACGATTTGGATGATGAGACTTTGATAGGTCTTCACCTATTTGCTAAGAAAGTGGCTTTGGGTTTAAAAAAAGCTGTGCCATGTGAGCGCATTGGTGTTACGGTAATCGGGTTAGAAGTGCCACATGCACATGTTCACTTGATCCCTATCAAAGTGATGGATGATATGAATTTTGCACGTCCAAAATTGTGTTTGAGTCAGGAAGAATTGTCCACTTTAGCTTCTAAGATTAAGCAGGAAGTCGAGCTATAA
- a CDS encoding YkvA family protein encodes MNKEKVFKKYKEKAKDILSDNERFSRLMDTTSNKLQGIVNNNDKLKELVDKLSVFLRMVKAQFTGQYRELPWRTLLLVAGGMLYFVTPLDLIPDFLPALGFTDDLAIIFWIYNSIQEDIERFQSWENTLELEVEDES; translated from the coding sequence ATGAACAAGGAAAAAGTATTCAAAAAGTATAAGGAAAAAGCCAAAGATATTTTGAGTGACAATGAACGATTCTCTCGTTTAATGGACACTACCAGCAATAAACTTCAGGGCATTGTCAATAACAATGATAAGCTCAAGGAGCTGGTAGATAAGTTGTCTGTGTTTTTGAGAATGGTCAAGGCACAATTCACCGGTCAGTATAGGGAGTTGCCATGGCGCACATTATTGCTTGTGGCTGGAGGGATGCTTTATTTTGTCACGCCTCTGGATTTGATTCCTGATTTTCTGCCTGCTCTTGGCTTTACCGATGATTTGGCGATTATTTTTTGGATTTATAACAGTATACAGGAAGACATTGAAAGATTTCAATCCTGGGAAAATACTTTGGAATTAGAGGTAGAAGATGAATCCTAG
- a CDS encoding cell division protein ZapA → MTELSIKIRIGNREYPMKVAPEEEANVRAAGKKINEKLRFYQDQFQIDDKQDLLAMVAMDSFIQLLQSSENRQMTDEIAMEHISKLNQLISEAL, encoded by the coding sequence ATGACAGAATTATCAATAAAAATAAGGATTGGAAACAGAGAGTACCCAATGAAGGTCGCACCTGAAGAGGAGGCGAACGTACGTGCGGCGGGTAAAAAAATAAATGAAAAGCTAAGGTTCTATCAGGATCAGTTTCAGATCGATGATAAACAGGATCTCTTGGCGATGGTGGCTATGGACAGTTTTATTCAACTGCTACAGAGCTCCGAAAACCGACAAATGACGGACGAAATCGCCATGGAACATATAAGCAAACTCAATCAGCTCATCTCTGAAGCCCTCTAA
- a CDS encoding DivIVA domain-containing protein — protein MKITPLEIRQKTFEKAFRGINKEEVNAFLISLSHEWERMLDENKDLKSDVSKLEQEVQKLREVETTLFKTLKTAEDTGANVIDQANRTAELHLKETQINADALINEAKNRARAIIDRAEDQAKEIIEGMAGEVKELEENYRIIENQRDNVVSQLKILSGDVMSKVEKIKYQESGLETHLKKVKQMLRESSERVESKAEEFNLEAEEFQKPEPVKIPKAKLETPQRGEGFEYSEDDQMQVKKNYISEKNPITREELAKPKPKAPEKKNTNKDLSFFDQLED, from the coding sequence ATGAAAATTACTCCTCTAGAAATTAGGCAAAAGACTTTCGAAAAAGCTTTTCGCGGCATCAACAAAGAAGAAGTCAATGCTTTTTTGATATCCTTATCGCATGAATGGGAGCGAATGCTCGACGAAAACAAAGACTTAAAGTCGGATGTTAGTAAGTTGGAGCAGGAAGTTCAAAAACTTCGTGAGGTGGAAACTACGCTCTTCAAAACTTTGAAAACGGCTGAAGATACGGGAGCTAATGTGATAGATCAGGCTAATCGTACTGCTGAGCTGCACCTCAAAGAAACACAAATCAACGCGGATGCTTTGATCAACGAAGCGAAGAACAGAGCTCGTGCCATTATTGATCGTGCAGAGGATCAAGCCAAAGAGATCATCGAAGGTATGGCTGGTGAGGTCAAAGAACTAGAAGAGAACTATCGCATCATCGAGAATCAAAGAGATAATGTGGTTTCGCAGCTCAAGATACTTTCTGGCGATGTGATGAGTAAGGTGGAGAAGATCAAGTATCAAGAATCTGGTCTCGAAACTCACCTGAAAAAAGTGAAGCAAATGCTGCGCGAAAGTAGCGAAAGGGTAGAGAGTAAGGCAGAAGAATTCAATTTGGAAGCTGAAGAGTTTCAAAAGCCAGAACCTGTTAAAATCCCGAAAGCCAAATTAGAAACACCACAAAGAGGAGAGGGGTTCGAGTATTCTGAAGATGATCAGATGCAAGTCAAGAAAAACTACATTTCTGAAAAGAACCCTATTACAAGAGAAGAATTGGCCAAACCAAAGCCCAAGGCTCCAGAAAAAAAGAACACAAACAAAGACCTATCTTTTTTTGATCAACTAGAGGATTAA
- a CDS encoding type II toxin-antitoxin system HicB family antitoxin, with translation MKPLQYRDYLGSIDVDQESGVFFGKVLFINDTVTFEGASYAELVQAFEDSVEDYLETCKLIGKEPDKRFTGSLNVRIKPQVHRNLALKAANKGVSINSLIADSLEEKFNVS, from the coding sequence ATGAAACCATTGCAGTATAGAGATTACTTGGGGTCCATAGATGTTGATCAAGAGAGTGGCGTTTTTTTTGGTAAAGTATTGTTTATCAATGATACAGTTACTTTTGAGGGAGCGAGCTATGCCGAGTTGGTTCAGGCATTTGAGGATTCAGTTGAAGATTATTTAGAAACTTGTAAATTGATTGGCAAAGAACCGGACAAAAGATTTACTGGTTCTTTGAATGTGAGGATAAAACCTCAGGTTCACCGAAATTTAGCACTAAAGGCGGCCAATAAAGGTGTTAGTATTAATTCTTTGATTGCGGATAGTTTGGAGGAGAAGTTTAATGTCTCCTAA